A stretch of Prionailurus bengalensis isolate Pbe53 chromosome E4, Fcat_Pben_1.1_paternal_pri, whole genome shotgun sequence DNA encodes these proteins:
- the LOC122475884 gene encoding glycosylated lysosomal membrane protein isoform X2, with the protein MCGSEGPRRGWGRCAPSPLLLLSLLASAAPLGLLGEETRQVSLEVIPPGLDDPQNLLHIRAVGTNSTLHYVWSSVGPPAVLLVATDTPHSTLSVNWSLLLSPEPDGGLVVLPKDSIQFSSALVFTRLFEFDGANTSEGAEPPGEPYPPYSLAKFSWNNITDSLDPATLSATFRGRPTDDPTGAFANGSLTFRVQAFSGSGRPDQPPRLLHSADTCQLEVALVGASPRGNRSLFGLEVATLGQGPDCPLMQEQHSIDDEYAPAVFQVNQLLWGSLPSGFVQWRPVAFSQRQRGRESALPCQASPLHPSLAYLPQSPIVRAFFESHNNFCAFNLTFGASTGPGYWDAHYLSWSTLLGVGTPPLDTLSPLVLGIMAVALGAPGLMLLAGGVFLLLGHRQCSEYQPIN; encoded by the exons ATGTGCGGCTCCGAGGGGCCCCGCCGGGGCTGGGGGCgctgtgcccccagccccctgctcctCCTGAGTTTGCTTGCGTCTGCAGCCCCGCTTGGCCTGCTGGGGGAGGAGACCCGCCAG GTGTCTCTGGAGGTCATCCCTCCCGGGCTGGACGACCCCCAGAACCTCCTGCACATCCGGGCGGTGGGAACCAACTCCACGCTGCACTACGTGTGGAGCAGCGTGGGGCCTCCGGCAGTGCTGCTTGTGGCCACCGACACCCCCCACAGCACCCTGAGTGTCAACTGGAGCCTCCTGCTGTCCCCTGAGCCTGACGGGGGCCTGGTGGTGCTCCCCAAGGACAGCATCCAGTTCTCTTCTGCCCTTGTCTTTACCAGG CTCTTTGAATTTGATGGCGCCAACACATCCGAGGGGGCCGAGCCTCCGGGAGAACCGTATCCCCCGTATTCCCTGGCCAAGTTCTCCTGGAACAATATCACGGACTCATTGGATCCTGCCACCCTGAGCGCCACATTTCGAGGCCGCCCCACCGACGACCCCACCGGGGCTTTTGCCAACGGCAGCCTCACCTTCAGG gTGCAGGCCTTCTCTGGATCCGGCAGACCAGACCAGCCCCCGCGCCTCCTGCATTCGGCCGACACCTGCCAGCTAGAGGTGGCCCTGGTCGGGGCCTCTCCCCGGGGAAACCGCTCCCTGTTTGGGCTGGAGGTAGCCACCCTGGGCCAGGGCCCCGACTGCCCCTTGATGCAGGAGCAACATTCCATCGACGATGAATATGCACCTGCTGTCTTCCAG GTGAACCAGCTGCTGTGGGGCTCCCTCCCATCCGGCTTCGTGCAGTGGCGACCAGTGGCTTTCTCCCAGAGGCAGAGGGGCCGGGAATCAGCCCTGCCCTGCCAAGCTTCCCCTCTTCACCCCTCCTTGGCATACCTCCCCCAGTCACCCATAGTCAGAGCCTTCTTTGAGTCTCACAATAACTTCTGTGCCTTCAATTTGACATTTGGGGCTTCCACAGGCCCTGGCTACTGGGACGCACACTACCTCAGTTG GTCGACGCTCCTGGGTGTGGGCACCCCTCCATTGGACACCTTGTCCCCACTAGTCCTAGGCATCATGGCGGTGGCCCTGGGTGCCCCGGGGCTCATGCTGCTGGCTGGAGGCGTGTTTCTGCTGCTGGGCCACAGGCAGTGCTCAGAATACCAGCCCATAAACTGA
- the LOC122475884 gene encoding glycosylated lysosomal membrane protein isoform X1: protein MCGSEGPRRGWGRCAPSPLLLLSLLASAAPLGLLGEETRQVSLEVIPPGLDDPQNLLHIRAVGTNSTLHYVWSSVGPPAVLLVATDTPHSTLSVNWSLLLSPEPDGGLVVLPKDSIQFSSALVFTRVRRLGENQGGACAEQRVHPDSREGLKTGYGKQSGTGAWGWGPVGGGGSGDSWTQASPAPPHPTRQLFEFDGANTSEGAEPPGEPYPPYSLAKFSWNNITDSLDPATLSATFRGRPTDDPTGAFANGSLTFRVQAFSGSGRPDQPPRLLHSADTCQLEVALVGASPRGNRSLFGLEVATLGQGPDCPLMQEQHSIDDEYAPAVFQVNQLLWGSLPSGFVQWRPVAFSQRQRGRESALPCQASPLHPSLAYLPQSPIVRAFFESHNNFCAFNLTFGASTGPGYWDAHYLSWSTLLGVGTPPLDTLSPLVLGIMAVALGAPGLMLLAGGVFLLLGHRQCSEYQPIN from the exons ATGTGCGGCTCCGAGGGGCCCCGCCGGGGCTGGGGGCgctgtgcccccagccccctgctcctCCTGAGTTTGCTTGCGTCTGCAGCCCCGCTTGGCCTGCTGGGGGAGGAGACCCGCCAG GTGTCTCTGGAGGTCATCCCTCCCGGGCTGGACGACCCCCAGAACCTCCTGCACATCCGGGCGGTGGGAACCAACTCCACGCTGCACTACGTGTGGAGCAGCGTGGGGCCTCCGGCAGTGCTGCTTGTGGCCACCGACACCCCCCACAGCACCCTGAGTGTCAACTGGAGCCTCCTGCTGTCCCCTGAGCCTGACGGGGGCCTGGTGGTGCTCCCCAAGGACAGCATCCAGTTCTCTTCTGCCCTTGTCTTTACCAGGGTGAGGAGGTTGGGGGAGAACCAAGGGGGAGCGTGTGCGGAGCAGAGGGTTCATCCGGATTCGAGGGAGGGACTGAAGACGGGGTACGGGAAGCAGTCAGGTAcgggagcctgggggtgggggcccgtGGGTGGGGGTGGTTCCGGGGACAGCTGGACTCAGGCGAGCCctgccccacctcaccccacccgcCAGCTCTTTGAATTTGATGGCGCCAACACATCCGAGGGGGCCGAGCCTCCGGGAGAACCGTATCCCCCGTATTCCCTGGCCAAGTTCTCCTGGAACAATATCACGGACTCATTGGATCCTGCCACCCTGAGCGCCACATTTCGAGGCCGCCCCACCGACGACCCCACCGGGGCTTTTGCCAACGGCAGCCTCACCTTCAGG gTGCAGGCCTTCTCTGGATCCGGCAGACCAGACCAGCCCCCGCGCCTCCTGCATTCGGCCGACACCTGCCAGCTAGAGGTGGCCCTGGTCGGGGCCTCTCCCCGGGGAAACCGCTCCCTGTTTGGGCTGGAGGTAGCCACCCTGGGCCAGGGCCCCGACTGCCCCTTGATGCAGGAGCAACATTCCATCGACGATGAATATGCACCTGCTGTCTTCCAG GTGAACCAGCTGCTGTGGGGCTCCCTCCCATCCGGCTTCGTGCAGTGGCGACCAGTGGCTTTCTCCCAGAGGCAGAGGGGCCGGGAATCAGCCCTGCCCTGCCAAGCTTCCCCTCTTCACCCCTCCTTGGCATACCTCCCCCAGTCACCCATAGTCAGAGCCTTCTTTGAGTCTCACAATAACTTCTGTGCCTTCAATTTGACATTTGGGGCTTCCACAGGCCCTGGCTACTGGGACGCACACTACCTCAGTTG GTCGACGCTCCTGGGTGTGGGCACCCCTCCATTGGACACCTTGTCCCCACTAGTCCTAGGCATCATGGCGGTGGCCCTGGGTGCCCCGGGGCTCATGCTGCTGGCTGGAGGCGTGTTTCTGCTGCTGGGCCACAGGCAGTGCTCAGAATACCAGCCCATAAACTGA
- the LOC122475884 gene encoding glycosylated lysosomal membrane protein isoform X3 — protein sequence MCGSEGPRRGWGRCAPSPLLLLSLLASAAPLGLLGEETRQVSLEVIPPGLDDPQNLLHIRAVGTNSTLHYVWSSVGPPAVLLVATDTPHSTLSVNWSLLLSPEPDGGLVVLPKDSIQFSSALVFTRLFEFDGANTSEGAEPPGEPYPPYSLAKFSWNNITDSLDPATLSATFRGRPTDDPTGAFANGSLTFRVQAFSGSGRPDQPPRLLHSADTCQLEVALVGASPRGNRSLFGLEVATLGQGPDCPLMQEQHSIDDEYAPAVFQVDAPGCGHPSIGHLVPTSPRHHGGGPGCPGAHAAGWRRVSAAGPQAVLRIPAHKLRPALWRAGR from the exons ATGTGCGGCTCCGAGGGGCCCCGCCGGGGCTGGGGGCgctgtgcccccagccccctgctcctCCTGAGTTTGCTTGCGTCTGCAGCCCCGCTTGGCCTGCTGGGGGAGGAGACCCGCCAG GTGTCTCTGGAGGTCATCCCTCCCGGGCTGGACGACCCCCAGAACCTCCTGCACATCCGGGCGGTGGGAACCAACTCCACGCTGCACTACGTGTGGAGCAGCGTGGGGCCTCCGGCAGTGCTGCTTGTGGCCACCGACACCCCCCACAGCACCCTGAGTGTCAACTGGAGCCTCCTGCTGTCCCCTGAGCCTGACGGGGGCCTGGTGGTGCTCCCCAAGGACAGCATCCAGTTCTCTTCTGCCCTTGTCTTTACCAGG CTCTTTGAATTTGATGGCGCCAACACATCCGAGGGGGCCGAGCCTCCGGGAGAACCGTATCCCCCGTATTCCCTGGCCAAGTTCTCCTGGAACAATATCACGGACTCATTGGATCCTGCCACCCTGAGCGCCACATTTCGAGGCCGCCCCACCGACGACCCCACCGGGGCTTTTGCCAACGGCAGCCTCACCTTCAGG gTGCAGGCCTTCTCTGGATCCGGCAGACCAGACCAGCCCCCGCGCCTCCTGCATTCGGCCGACACCTGCCAGCTAGAGGTGGCCCTGGTCGGGGCCTCTCCCCGGGGAAACCGCTCCCTGTTTGGGCTGGAGGTAGCCACCCTGGGCCAGGGCCCCGACTGCCCCTTGATGCAGGAGCAACATTCCATCGACGATGAATATGCACCTGCTGTCTTCCAG GTCGACGCTCCTGGGTGTGGGCACCCCTCCATTGGACACCTTGTCCCCACTAGTCCTAGGCATCATGGCGGTGGCCCTGGGTGCCCCGGGGCTCATGCTGCTGGCTGGAGGCGTGTTTCTGCTGCTGGGCCACAGGCAGTGCTCAGAATACCAGCCCATAAACTGAGGCCTGCTCTCTGGAGGGCTGGACGTTGA
- the TMEM79 gene encoding transmembrane protein 79 isoform X1 has translation MTEPETLALLEVKGSEAPEKSPPQALVPNGRQPEGEGGTESCGAESSGAGSSAGSPTAEEGTEDGLDSTVSEAATLPWGTGPQPSAPFPDPPGWRDIEPEPLRSEPPTKLEELSEDDANLLPEKAARAFVPIDLQCIERRPQEDLVVRCEAGEGERHRTRPPARATQPEPPERKWAEAVVRPPGRSCGACGGCGGRDGVRAVASVGAALVLFPCLLYGAYAFLPFDAPRLPTMSSRLIYTLRCGVFATFPIVLGLLVYGLSLLCFSALRPFGEPRREVEIHRRYVAQSVQLFILYFFNLAVLATYLPQETLKLLPLLTGLFAVSRLIYWLTFAVGRSFRGFGYGLTFLPLLSMLVWNLYYMFVVEPERMLTAAESRLDYPDHARSASDHRPRPWG, from the exons ATGACAGAACCCGAGACCCTGGCCCTGCTGGAAGTGAAGGGGTCTGAGGCCCCGGAGAAGAGCCCGCCCCAGGCCTTGGTCCCCAATGGCCGGCAGCCGGAAGGGGAAGGTGGTACTGAGTCCTGTGGAGCCGAGTCCTCCGGGGCAGGGTCTTCTGCTGGGTCTCCCACAGCCGAAGAGGGGACTGAGGATGGTCTCGACAGCACGGTAAGCGAAGCTGCCACCCTGCCCTGGGGGACTGGCCCTCAGCCCAGTGCCCCGTTCCCAGACCCCCCCGGATGGCGGGACATCGAGCCCGAGCCCCTCCGCTCAGAGCCACCCACCAAGCTAGAGGAGTTGTCCGAAGATGATGCCAACCTGCTGCCCGAGAAGGCGGCCCGGGCCTTTGTGCCCATCGACCTGCAGTGCATCGAGCGGCGGCCCCAGGAGGACCTGGTTGTGCGCTGCGAGGCGGGTGAGGGCGAGCGCCACCGGACCCGCCCGCCTGCCCGGGCCACCCAGCCCGAGCCCCCCGAGCGCAAGTGGGCCGAGGCCGTGGTGAGGCCGCCAGGCCGCTCCTGCGGGGCCTGCGGGGGCTGCGGGGGCCGGGACGGGGTGCGGGCCGTGGCCTCGGTGGGAGCCGCCCTCGTTCTCTTCCCCTGCCTGCTGTACGGGGCCTACGCCTTCCTGCCCTTCGACGCCCCGCGGCTGCCTACCATGAGCTCCCGCCTCATCTACACGCTGCGCTGCGGGGTCTTTGCCACCTTCCCCATCGTACTGG ggctccTGGTGTACGGGCTCAGCCTCTTGTGCTTCTCGGCGCTGCGGCCCTTCGGGGAGCCGCGGCGGGAGGTGGAGATCCACCGGCGCTATGTGGCCCAGTCGGTCCAGCTCTTCATCCTGTACTTTTTCAACCTGGCCGTGCTCGCCACCTACCTGCCCCAAGAGACCCTCAAGCTGCTCCCTCTGCTCACTGGTCTCTTTGCCGTCTCCCG gctGATATACTGGCTGACCTTCGCCGTGGGCCGCTCCTTCCGAGGCTTCGGCTACGGCCTCACGTTCCTGCCCCTGCTGTCCATGCTGGTGTGGAACCTGTACTACATGTTCGTGGTGGAGCCCGAGCGCATGCTCACCGCGGCCGAGAGCCGCCTCGACTACCCCGACCACGCCCGCTCGGCCTCGGACCACAGGCCCCGGCCCTGGGGCTGA
- the TMEM79 gene encoding transmembrane protein 79 isoform X2, translated as MTEPETLALLEVKGSEAPEKSPPQALVPNGRQPEGEGGTESCGAESSGAGSSAGSPTAEEGTEDGLDSTVSEAATLPWGTGPQPSAPFPDPPGWRDIEPEPLRSEPPTKLEELSEDDANLLPEKAARAFVPIDLQCIERRPQEDLVVRCEAGEGERHRTRPPARATQPEPPERKWAEAVVRPPGRSCGACGGCGGRDGVRAVASVGAALVLFPCLLYGAYAFLPFDAPRLPTMSSRLIYTLRCGVFATFPIVLGLLVYGLSLLCFSALRPFGEPRREVEIHRRYVAQSVQLFILYFFNLAVLATYLPQETLKLLPLLTGLFAVSRVVVVCPTGLLTSVQPGFSSLCDSPSRVRLGEC; from the exons ATGACAGAACCCGAGACCCTGGCCCTGCTGGAAGTGAAGGGGTCTGAGGCCCCGGAGAAGAGCCCGCCCCAGGCCTTGGTCCCCAATGGCCGGCAGCCGGAAGGGGAAGGTGGTACTGAGTCCTGTGGAGCCGAGTCCTCCGGGGCAGGGTCTTCTGCTGGGTCTCCCACAGCCGAAGAGGGGACTGAGGATGGTCTCGACAGCACGGTAAGCGAAGCTGCCACCCTGCCCTGGGGGACTGGCCCTCAGCCCAGTGCCCCGTTCCCAGACCCCCCCGGATGGCGGGACATCGAGCCCGAGCCCCTCCGCTCAGAGCCACCCACCAAGCTAGAGGAGTTGTCCGAAGATGATGCCAACCTGCTGCCCGAGAAGGCGGCCCGGGCCTTTGTGCCCATCGACCTGCAGTGCATCGAGCGGCGGCCCCAGGAGGACCTGGTTGTGCGCTGCGAGGCGGGTGAGGGCGAGCGCCACCGGACCCGCCCGCCTGCCCGGGCCACCCAGCCCGAGCCCCCCGAGCGCAAGTGGGCCGAGGCCGTGGTGAGGCCGCCAGGCCGCTCCTGCGGGGCCTGCGGGGGCTGCGGGGGCCGGGACGGGGTGCGGGCCGTGGCCTCGGTGGGAGCCGCCCTCGTTCTCTTCCCCTGCCTGCTGTACGGGGCCTACGCCTTCCTGCCCTTCGACGCCCCGCGGCTGCCTACCATGAGCTCCCGCCTCATCTACACGCTGCGCTGCGGGGTCTTTGCCACCTTCCCCATCGTACTGG ggctccTGGTGTACGGGCTCAGCCTCTTGTGCTTCTCGGCGCTGCGGCCCTTCGGGGAGCCGCGGCGGGAGGTGGAGATCCACCGGCGCTATGTGGCCCAGTCGGTCCAGCTCTTCATCCTGTACTTTTTCAACCTGGCCGTGCTCGCCACCTACCTGCCCCAAGAGACCCTCAAGCTGCTCCCTCTGCTCACTGGTCTCTTTGCCGTCTCCCG CGTAGTGGTTGTCTGTCCCACCGGCCTCCTGACCAGCGTGCAGCCTGGTTTCTCCTCCTTGTGTGACTCACCCTCCCGTGTGCGTCTTGGGGAGTGCTGA
- the CCT3 gene encoding T-complex protein 1 subunit gamma isoform X2: MMKMLLDPMGGIVMTNDGNAILREIQVQHPAAKSMIEISRTQDEEVGDGTTSVIILAGEMLSVAEHFLEQQMHPTVVISAYRKALDDMISTLKKISTPVDTNNRDMMLNIINSSITTKAISRWSSLACNIALDAVKTVQFEENGRKEIDIKKYARVEKIPGGIIEDSCVLRGVMINKDVTHPRMRRYIKNPRIVLLDSSLEYKKGESQTDIEITREEDFTRILQMEEEYIQQLCEDIIHLKPDVVITEKGISDLAQHYLMRANITAIRRVRKTDNNRIARACGARIVSRPEELREEDIGTGAGVLEIKKIGDEYFTFITECKDPKACTILLRGASKEILSEVERNLQDAMQVCRNVLLDPQLVPGGGASEMAVAQALTEKSKAMTGVEQWPYRAVAQALEVIPRTLIQNCGASTIRLLTSLRAKHTQEGCETWGVNGETGTLVDMRELGVWEPLAVKLQTYKTAVETAVLLLRIDDIVSGHKKKGDDQSRQGGAPDGGQE, encoded by the exons attcaaGTCCAGCATCCAGCAGCCAAATCCATGATTGAAATCAGCCGGACACAGGATGAAGAGGTTGGAGATGGGACCACATCAGTGATTATTCTTG CGGGGGAGATGCTGTCTGTGGCCGAGCACTTCCTGGAGCAGCAGATGCACCCGACGGTGGTGATCAGCGCTTACCGCAAGGCCCTGGACGACATGATCAGCACCCTCAAGAAAATCAG tacCCCTGTTGACACCAATAACCGAGATATGATGCTGAACATCATCAACAGTTCTATTACTACCAAAGCAATCAGTCGATGGTCCTCTCTGGCTTGCAACATCGCCCTAGATGCTGTCAAAACTGTGCAGTTTGAGGAGAACGGTCGCAAGGAGATAGACATCAAGAAATACGCAAGGGTAGAAAAG ATACCTGGGGGCATCATTGAAGACTCGTGTGTCTTACGGGGAGTCATGATTAACAAAGATGTGACCCATCCACGAATGCGGCGTTATATCAAGAACCCTCGCATTGTGCTGCTGGATTCCTCTCTGGAATACAAGAAAGGAGAAAGCCAG ACGGACATTGAGATCACACGAGAGGAAGACTTCACCCGGATCCTCCAAATGGAAGAAGAGTACATCCAGCAGCTGTGTGAGGACATCATCCATCTGAAGCCCGATGTGGTCATCACAGAAAAGGGCATCTCGG ATTTAGCTCAGCACTACCTCATGCGGGCCAACATCACGGCAATCCGCAGGGTTCGGAAGACAGACAACAATCGCATTGCTAG AGCCTGCGGGGCCCGGATAGTCAGCCGGCCAGAGGAGCTGAGAGAAGAAGATATTGGGACAGGAGCAGGCGTGTTGGAAATCAAGAAAATTGGAGATGAGTATTTTACATTCATCACTGAGTGCAAAGACCCCAAGGCCTGTACTATTCTCCTCCGTGGGGCCAGCAAAGAGATTCTCTCG GAAGTGGAGCGCAACCTCCAGGACGCCATGCAGGTGTGCCGCAACGTCCTCCTGGATCCCCAGCTGGtccccgggggcggggcctctgAGATGGCCGTGGCCCAGGCTTTGACAGAAAAGTCCAAGGCCATGACCGGCGTGGAGCAGTGGCCGTACAGGGCTGTGGCCCAGGCCCTAGAGGTCATTCCTCGTACCCTCATCCAGAACTGTGGGGCCAGCACCATTCGTCTGCTTACCTCCCTTCGG GCCAAGCACACCCAGGAGGGCTGTGAGACCTGGGGTGTGAACGGGGAGACCGGCACTCTGGTGGACATGAGGGAGCTGGGCGTCTGGGAGCCCCTGGCTGTCAAGCTGCAGACCTACAAGACGGCAGTGGAG ACGGCAGTTCTGCTACTGCGGATTGATGACATCGTCTCCGggcacaagaagaagggtgacgACCAGAGCCGGCAGGGCGGGGCCCCCGATGGCGGCCAGGAGTGA